A stretch of the Streptomyces sp. NBC_00078 genome encodes the following:
- a CDS encoding LacI family DNA-binding transcriptional regulator → MTTRLADIAAQAGVSEATVSRVLNGKPGVAATTRQSVLAALDVLGYERPVRLRQRSEGLVGLITPELENPIFPALAQVIGQALTRQGYTPVLATQTPGGSTEDELTEMLVDRGVAGIIYVSGLHADTTADMERYERLRAQGVPYVLVDGFSPKVQAPFISPDDRAAMTLAVTHLVSLGHTRIGLALGPKRFVPVQRKIEGFVRSMQDQLGLGAQTIETDLVQHSLYTLEGGQAAATALIGHDCTAVVCASDMMALGAIRAARQLGLDVPRDVSVVGFDDSPLIAFTDPPLTTVRKPVPAMGQAAVRTLLEEIGGTPAPHSEFVFMPELVVRGSTASAPGDRNRP, encoded by the coding sequence GTGACCACACGGCTAGCCGACATCGCTGCTCAGGCCGGGGTGAGCGAAGCGACCGTCAGCCGCGTCCTCAACGGGAAGCCGGGCGTCGCCGCCACCACCCGCCAGTCCGTGCTCGCCGCCCTCGACGTCCTGGGCTACGAGCGCCCTGTGCGTCTGCGGCAGCGCAGCGAGGGCCTGGTCGGCCTGATCACCCCCGAGCTGGAGAACCCGATATTCCCGGCGCTGGCCCAGGTCATCGGCCAGGCGCTGACGCGGCAGGGCTACACCCCGGTGCTCGCCACCCAGACCCCGGGCGGCTCGACCGAGGACGAGCTGACGGAGATGCTCGTCGACCGCGGTGTCGCCGGCATCATCTATGTCTCCGGTCTGCACGCCGACACCACCGCCGACATGGAGCGCTACGAGCGGCTGCGCGCCCAGGGCGTGCCGTACGTGCTGGTGGACGGCTTCTCGCCCAAGGTGCAGGCACCCTTCATCTCCCCCGACGACCGTGCGGCGATGACGCTGGCGGTCACGCACCTGGTGTCACTGGGGCACACGAGGATCGGCCTCGCCCTCGGCCCCAAGCGCTTCGTGCCGGTGCAGCGCAAGATCGAGGGCTTCGTCCGTTCGATGCAGGACCAGCTCGGCCTCGGCGCGCAGACGATCGAGACGGATCTCGTCCAGCACTCGCTGTACACCCTGGAGGGCGGGCAGGCCGCGGCCACCGCGCTGATAGGGCACGACTGCACGGCGGTGGTGTGCGCCAGCGACATGATGGCGCTGGGCGCGATACGGGCGGCCCGGCAGCTCGGGCTCGACGTCCCGCGCGACGTCTCGGTGGTGGGCTTCGACGACTCCCCCCTGATCGCCTTCACGGATCCGCCGCTGACCACGGTCCGCAAGCCGGTCCCCGCGATGGGGCAGGCGGCGGTACGGACGTTGCTGGAGGAGATCGGCGGGACGCCCGCGCCGCACAGTGAGTTCGTGTTCATGCCGGAGCTGGTGGTGCGGGGTTCGACCGCTTCGGCCCCTGGGGACCGGAATCGTCCCTGA
- a CDS encoding phosphatase PAP2 family protein: MGDSTVTSLEDREQTAAPGSLTAVQGPAFLRRLRTPRRPRLWFEILLIAVSYWTYSLIRNAVPEQRGTALRNADWLWRMEHHLGLAVEESVNHTVNSVTWLIVGMNYYYATLHFVVTLGVLVWLYRSHPGRYAATRLVLFATTGVALVGYYLYPLAPPRLMTGSHFIDTVMVHQTWGSMASGDLKHVSNQYAAMPSMHIGWSVWCGLTIFALSRVPWVRVLGLLYPVVTLTVIVATANHFWLDAVGGLLCLAFGFTVARVWYGALPYALPRAPRTRGARREVPD, from the coding sequence ATGGGTGACTCGACCGTGACCAGTCTGGAAGACCGTGAGCAGACGGCCGCTCCAGGCTCCCTCACGGCCGTGCAAGGTCCGGCTTTCCTGCGCAGGCTGCGCACCCCGCGCCGTCCCCGCCTCTGGTTCGAGATCCTTCTCATCGCGGTGAGTTACTGGACGTACTCACTGATCCGCAACGCGGTCCCCGAGCAGCGCGGCACGGCACTGCGCAACGCCGACTGGCTCTGGCGGATGGAGCACCATCTCGGCCTCGCCGTCGAGGAGTCCGTCAACCACACCGTGAACTCGGTGACTTGGCTGATCGTCGGCATGAACTACTACTACGCGACGCTGCACTTCGTGGTCACGCTGGGTGTGCTGGTGTGGCTGTACCGCAGTCACCCGGGCCGCTATGCGGCGACACGTCTGGTGCTGTTCGCGACGACGGGTGTGGCCCTGGTCGGTTACTACCTGTATCCGCTGGCGCCGCCGCGTCTCATGACCGGCAGCCACTTCATCGACACGGTCATGGTCCACCAGACCTGGGGGTCGATGGCTTCGGGCGACCTGAAGCACGTGTCGAACCAGTACGCCGCGATGCCGTCCATGCACATCGGCTGGTCCGTGTGGTGCGGTCTGACGATCTTCGCCCTGTCCAGGGTGCCGTGGGTGCGGGTGCTGGGCCTTCTCTATCCGGTGGTGACGCTCACGGTGATCGTCGCGACGGCCAACCACTTCTGGCTGGACGCGGTCGGGGGGCTGCTGTGCCTGGCCTTCGGGTTCACGGTGGCGCGGGTCTGGTACGGGGCGTTGCCGTACGCGCTGCCACGCGCTCCGCGGACGCGGGGGGCTCGGCGGGAAGTGCCGGACTAG
- a CDS encoding amidohydrolase, with the protein MHTPGLILTGAKVRTLDSVRPYATAVAVRDGVIAAVGDEGDVRDWRGPGTELVHLEGAHLVPGLVDAHSHPVWGLDMASGVDLSGVTDLAGLKAALAAAERIDGWVIGFGLDHNAFEGRAVDRALVEDVLGGAPAFLRLYDGHSALATGAALAAAGVRGPRDFAQRSEVVCDAAGRPTGHLVEHAAMDLLTGIVPRQSYATRRARLVELLAAMAATGLTGAHVMDAGDPELVGSVARETVLPVRLRFAPWCMPGVDEAGLAELITLQGRGGRHWRVGGVKFFMDGTVEGGTAWLEHADCHGQGTEAFWPDPEAYAAAVRHLHTAGVGTATHAIGDAAVRHALDVVAGLGPAGRDRHRVEHIETAPDDLLPRFAELGVAASMQPPHTAYTRADGSDEWSRRLGTARAAHAWRLRDLRDAGATVALGSDWPIAHYDVRAVLATARAPRGAASARAGLTGLEALEGCTSHAARAAGEGEVAGRIAVGYRADLTALALDPVEAPADELTEAPVRLTVTGGHVVHRG; encoded by the coding sequence ATGCACACCCCCGGCCTGATCCTCACCGGCGCCAAGGTCCGCACCCTCGACTCCGTCCGGCCGTACGCCACCGCCGTCGCCGTGCGCGACGGGGTGATCGCCGCGGTCGGCGACGAGGGCGACGTACGCGACTGGCGCGGACCGGGCACCGAGCTGGTGCACCTGGAGGGGGCACACCTCGTGCCCGGGCTCGTGGACGCGCACAGCCACCCCGTGTGGGGGCTGGACATGGCGAGCGGGGTGGATCTGTCGGGGGTGACGGACCTGGCGGGGCTCAAGGCGGCCCTGGCCGCGGCCGAGCGGATCGACGGGTGGGTGATCGGTTTCGGGCTCGACCACAACGCGTTCGAGGGCCGGGCCGTCGACCGGGCGCTCGTCGAGGACGTACTCGGCGGGGCGCCGGCCTTCCTGCGCCTCTACGACGGTCACTCCGCCCTCGCGACCGGCGCGGCGCTCGCCGCGGCGGGCGTGAGGGGACCGCGGGACTTCGCCCAGCGTTCGGAGGTGGTCTGCGACGCCGCCGGACGGCCGACGGGGCACCTCGTCGAGCACGCGGCGATGGACCTCCTCACCGGCATCGTGCCGCGGCAGTCCTACGCCACCCGCCGGGCCCGCCTGGTCGAGCTGCTGGCGGCGATGGCGGCGACCGGGCTGACCGGGGCGCACGTCATGGACGCCGGGGACCCGGAGCTGGTCGGCTCCGTGGCCCGCGAGACGGTGCTGCCGGTGCGGTTGCGGTTCGCGCCGTGGTGCATGCCGGGGGTGGACGAGGCGGGTCTGGCGGAACTGATCACCCTCCAGGGGCGCGGAGGCCGGCACTGGCGGGTCGGCGGGGTCAAGTTCTTCATGGACGGCACCGTGGAGGGCGGCACGGCCTGGCTGGAGCACGCCGACTGCCACGGCCAGGGCACGGAGGCGTTCTGGCCGGACCCCGAGGCCTACGCCGCCGCCGTACGGCACCTGCACACGGCCGGTGTCGGTACCGCCACGCACGCCATCGGGGACGCCGCGGTACGGCACGCCCTGGACGTGGTGGCCGGGCTCGGGCCGGCCGGCCGGGACCGGCACCGCGTCGAGCACATCGAGACGGCCCCGGACGACCTGCTGCCGCGGTTCGCGGAGCTGGGGGTGGCGGCCTCGATGCAGCCCCCGCACACCGCGTACACCAGGGCCGACGGCAGCGACGAGTGGTCCCGCCGCCTGGGCACCGCCCGCGCCGCCCACGCCTGGCGCCTGCGGGACCTGCGCGACGCGGGCGCCACGGTCGCCCTGGGCTCGGACTGGCCCATCGCCCACTACGACGTACGGGCCGTCCTGGCAACAGCTCGCGCACCGAGGGGCGCGGCCTCGGCGCGCGCGGGCCTGACGGGGCTGGAGGCCCTGGAGGGCTGCACGAGCCACGCGGCGCGGGCAGCGGGGGAGGGGGAGGTGGCGGGCCGTATCGCGGTCGGATACCGGGCCGACCTCACGGCCCTGGCCCTTGACCCGGTGGAAGCCCCGGCAGACGAACTGACGGAGGCGCCGGTGCGGCTGACGGTGACGGGCGGGCACGTGGTGCACCGGGGGTGA
- a CDS encoding APC family permease yields the protein MSVTTPDASEESMPPSAAATLRSGSLGTADIAFFVVSAAAPLTVMAGVAPLAILLGGIGAPVGYLIAGITLAVFAVGFTTMSRHVKSGGAFYAYITRGLGRPAGIGAALLALIGYNGMEIGVYGLLASATKDSLRALFGTDVPWLPISLAGLLLIGYGGYRSIEFGARLLGVLLLAETGILVLLAGGVLVKGGAHGLSGASFAPGQVFVSGTAVVLAFAFAAFTGFESTVIYRREARDPERTVPRATYLAIAFLGLFYAFIVWIVIQAFGNTDVIAAAAKDPGGLFFSAITTYVGGWAADLMHIFIVTSVMASLLAFHNAINRYSLALSEEGVLPRTLGRIHPRHRSPYVSGIAQTVLGAVVVTAFWAAGADPYKQLLLWVNTPGMIGLFLLQLLVAIAVPCYFRRVTHQEGTLRTVVAPVAAALLLATAIGLVITHIGLFTGASTTVNTVLIVTAPAVFAVGLALAWWLRRERPQVYADFAAEPAE from the coding sequence ATGTCCGTGACCACTCCCGACGCCTCCGAGGAGAGCATGCCGCCCTCCGCGGCGGCGACCCTCCGCTCCGGCTCACTCGGCACCGCTGACATCGCCTTCTTCGTGGTCTCCGCCGCCGCCCCGCTCACCGTCATGGCCGGTGTCGCCCCGCTCGCGATCCTGCTCGGCGGCATCGGCGCCCCCGTCGGCTACCTCATCGCCGGCATCACCCTCGCCGTCTTCGCCGTCGGCTTCACCACCATGAGCCGCCACGTCAAAAGCGGCGGCGCGTTCTACGCGTACATCACCCGCGGCCTCGGCCGTCCGGCCGGCATCGGCGCCGCCCTGCTCGCCCTCATCGGCTACAACGGCATGGAGATCGGCGTCTACGGGCTCCTCGCCAGCGCCACCAAGGACAGTCTGCGCGCCCTGTTCGGCACCGACGTCCCCTGGCTGCCGATCTCCCTGGCCGGTCTGCTCCTCATCGGCTACGGCGGCTACCGCTCCATCGAGTTCGGCGCCCGGCTCCTCGGCGTCCTGCTCCTGGCCGAGACCGGCATCCTGGTGCTGCTCGCGGGCGGGGTGCTCGTCAAGGGCGGGGCGCACGGACTGTCCGGCGCCTCCTTCGCCCCGGGCCAGGTGTTCGTCTCCGGCACGGCGGTGGTGCTGGCCTTCGCCTTCGCCGCGTTCACCGGCTTCGAGTCGACCGTCATCTACCGGCGCGAGGCCCGCGACCCCGAGCGCACGGTGCCGCGCGCGACGTACCTGGCGATCGCGTTCCTCGGCCTGTTCTACGCGTTCATCGTCTGGATCGTCATCCAGGCATTCGGCAACACGGACGTGATCGCGGCCGCGGCCAAGGACCCCGGCGGCCTCTTCTTCTCCGCCATCACCACCTACGTCGGCGGCTGGGCGGCCGACCTGATGCACATCTTCATCGTCACCAGCGTCATGGCCTCGCTCCTCGCCTTCCACAACGCGATCAACCGGTACTCGCTCGCCCTCTCCGAAGAGGGCGTACTGCCCAGGACGCTGGGCCGCATCCACCCCCGCCACCGCTCTCCGTACGTCTCCGGAATCGCCCAGACCGTCCTCGGCGCAGTCGTCGTCACCGCCTTCTGGGCGGCCGGCGCCGACCCGTACAAGCAACTCCTCCTGTGGGTCAACACCCCGGGAATGATCGGCCTGTTCCTCCTCCAGCTCCTCGTCGCGATCGCCGTGCCGTGCTACTTCCGCCGGGTGACCCACCAGGAAGGCACGCTGCGCACGGTCGTCGCGCCGGTCGCCGCCGCCCTGCTGCTCGCGACCGCGATAGGGCTCGTCATCACCCACATCGGCCTGTTCACCGGCGCCTCCACGACCGTCAACACCGTCCTGATCGTCACCGCGCCCGCCGTCTTCGCCGTAGGCCTGGCGCTTGCTTGGTGGCTGCGCCGCGAACGGCCGCAGGTGTACGCGGACTTCGCCGCCGAACCTGCCGAATAG
- a CDS encoding TetR/AcrR family transcriptional regulator, whose translation MGRPRTPLLDRERITTTALQLVDEQGDFSVPQIARRLGAQTGSVYHHVDGRDGIVELLRERVAASIDPGTLDLQPWDGALEAWARSYRAAFAAHPKAIPLLMTSPVRAPGVLEQYERAVTLLLDAGFAPADVMPLTIALENLVLGSALDLAAPETMWVLTEEARTPQLAEALAAVGEGRADRAFEVGLEGFLNHARALRRT comes from the coding sequence ATGGGACGGCCGCGCACACCGCTCCTCGACCGTGAGCGCATCACCACGACGGCACTGCAACTCGTCGATGAGCAGGGCGACTTCAGCGTGCCGCAGATCGCCAGGCGGCTCGGCGCGCAGACCGGCTCGGTGTATCACCATGTGGACGGCCGGGACGGGATCGTGGAGCTGCTGCGCGAGCGGGTCGCCGCCTCGATCGACCCGGGGACGCTGGATCTGCAGCCGTGGGACGGCGCACTGGAGGCCTGGGCCCGCTCCTACCGGGCCGCCTTCGCCGCGCACCCGAAGGCGATCCCGCTGCTGATGACGTCACCCGTACGAGCGCCCGGGGTGCTGGAGCAGTACGAACGCGCGGTGACCCTGCTGCTCGACGCCGGCTTCGCACCGGCCGACGTGATGCCGCTGACCATCGCCCTGGAGAACCTGGTCCTGGGCTCGGCCCTCGACCTCGCGGCCCCCGAGACGATGTGGGTCCTGACGGAGGAGGCCCGGACACCGCAGCTGGCGGAGGCACTGGCGGCGGTGGGCGAGGGCCGGGCGGACCGGGCCTTCGAGGTGGGACTGGAGGGCTTCCTGAACCATGCGCGAGCTTTGCGCCGCACATAA
- a CDS encoding bifunctional [glutamine synthetase] adenylyltransferase/[glutamine synthetase]-adenylyl-L-tyrosine phosphorylase → MTVPGRRSSTFSRLLRHGFTGPSAAERLLDSADLMPVRDDPVLLDALGATADPDLALLGLVRLLEAQPSPSARRELLDTLIAAKPLRDRLLGVLGASEALADHLARHPRDWEALVTYEPRDLHPGVEEFEGGLAEAQDPVSLRVAYRRCLLSIAARDVCGTTDLAESAAELADLATATLRAALAIARAAAPEDAALCRLAVIAMGKCGGHELNYVSDVDVIFVGEALGAPPGLSGTGGGADEAKALRSATKLASHMMRICSETTVEGSIWPVDANLRPEGRNGPLVRTLSSHLAYYQRWAKTWEFQALLKARPVAGDIELGEEYVAALEPLVWKAAERENFVADVQKMRRRVVENIPAAEVDRELKLGPGGLRDVEFAVQLLQLVHGRADAALRSGTTLDALQALAAGGYVGRADAVQLDEAYRFLRSMEHRIQLYRLRRTHLVPEDESDQRRIGRSLGLRTDPVAELNREWRRHAAVVRRLHEKLFYRPLLDAVAQLAPGESRLSPEAARERLVALGYGDPAAALRHLEALASGVTRKAAIQRTLLPVLLGWFADSADPDAGLLNFRKVSDALGKTPWYLRLLRDEGAAAENLARVLSAGRLAPDLLMRAPEAVALLGDGDGGSGLEPRGRGQLEQEILAAVRRAQNAQQAVTAARGVRRRELFRTAAVDIVGSYGTETQPAEADQGALVDRVGGALSDLTAATLAGTLRAVVREGWGDTLPTRFAVIGMGRFGGHELGYGSDADVLFVHEPGEGVADQEASEAANRVVSEMRRLLQIPSADPPLLIDADLRPEGKSGPLVRTLNSYEAYYRRWSLVWESQALLRAEPVAGDEDLGRRFIELIAPLRYPAEGLGDDAVREIRRLKARMESERLPRGADPKLHTKLGPGGLSDIEWTVQLLQMQHGWAEPGLRTTRTREALAAACAAGLIAAEDAEILDEAWVLATRVRNAVMLVRGRAGDTFPSDGRELAAVGRYLGYGDGHVGDMLDGYRRTARRARAVVEELFYGA, encoded by the coding sequence ATGACGGTGCCGGGGCGCAGGAGCAGTACCTTCTCTCGGCTGCTGCGGCACGGCTTCACCGGTCCCTCGGCCGCCGAGCGGCTCCTGGACAGCGCTGACCTGATGCCCGTGCGCGACGACCCGGTGCTGCTCGACGCGCTGGGCGCGACCGCCGACCCGGATCTGGCGCTGCTCGGTCTCGTACGGCTCCTGGAGGCCCAGCCCAGCCCCAGCGCGCGGCGCGAGCTGCTCGACACGCTGATAGCGGCCAAGCCCCTGCGCGACCGGCTGCTCGGCGTGCTCGGTGCCTCCGAGGCCCTCGCCGACCACCTGGCCCGCCACCCGCGCGACTGGGAGGCGCTGGTCACCTACGAGCCGCGTGACCTGCACCCCGGGGTCGAGGAGTTCGAGGGGGGCCTGGCCGAGGCCCAGGACCCCGTCTCCCTGCGCGTCGCCTACCGCCGCTGCCTGCTGTCCATCGCCGCCCGCGACGTGTGCGGCACCACCGACCTCGCCGAGAGCGCCGCCGAGCTCGCCGACCTCGCCACCGCCACCCTGCGCGCCGCCCTCGCCATCGCCCGCGCCGCCGCACCCGAGGACGCCGCGCTGTGCCGGCTCGCCGTCATCGCGATGGGCAAGTGCGGGGGCCATGAGCTGAACTACGTGTCCGACGTCGACGTCATCTTCGTGGGAGAGGCCCTGGGGGCACCCCCAGGCCTTTCAGGCACTGGGGGAGGCGCCGACGAGGCCAAGGCCCTGCGCTCCGCCACCAAGCTCGCCTCGCACATGATGCGGATCTGTTCGGAGACGACCGTCGAGGGCTCGATCTGGCCCGTCGACGCCAACCTCCGCCCCGAGGGCAGGAACGGCCCGCTGGTGCGCACCCTCTCCAGCCACCTCGCCTACTACCAGCGCTGGGCCAAGACCTGGGAGTTCCAGGCGCTGCTCAAGGCCCGCCCGGTGGCCGGCGACATCGAGCTGGGCGAGGAGTACGTGGCCGCTCTCGAACCCCTCGTCTGGAAGGCCGCCGAGCGCGAGAACTTCGTCGCCGACGTGCAGAAGATGCGCCGCCGCGTCGTCGAGAACATCCCCGCCGCCGAGGTCGACCGCGAGCTGAAGCTCGGCCCCGGAGGCCTCAGGGACGTCGAATTCGCCGTACAGCTCCTGCAGTTGGTGCACGGCCGGGCGGACGCGGCGCTGCGCAGCGGCACCACGCTGGACGCGCTGCAGGCGCTGGCCGCGGGCGGGTACGTGGGGCGCGCCGACGCCGTCCAGCTCGACGAGGCCTACCGCTTCCTGCGTTCCATGGAGCACCGCATCCAGCTCTACCGGCTGCGGCGTACGCACCTGGTGCCGGAGGACGAGTCCGACCAGCGCCGTATCGGGCGCTCCCTGGGCCTGCGCACCGATCCGGTCGCCGAGCTGAACCGCGAGTGGCGCCGGCACGCCGCCGTCGTCCGCCGTCTGCACGAGAAACTCTTCTACCGCCCACTGCTCGACGCGGTCGCCCAACTCGCCCCGGGCGAGTCCCGGTTGAGCCCGGAGGCGGCCCGGGAGCGGCTGGTCGCGCTCGGGTACGGCGACCCGGCCGCCGCCCTGCGTCATCTGGAGGCGCTGGCCTCCGGGGTCACCAGGAAGGCCGCCATCCAGCGGACCCTGCTGCCCGTGCTGCTGGGCTGGTTCGCGGACTCCGCCGACCCGGACGCCGGTCTGCTCAACTTCCGCAAGGTGTCGGACGCGCTCGGCAAGACCCCCTGGTATCTGCGGCTGCTGCGGGACGAGGGCGCCGCGGCGGAGAACCTCGCCCGCGTGCTGTCCGCCGGGCGCCTCGCCCCCGACCTGCTGATGCGTGCCCCGGAGGCGGTGGCGCTGCTCGGCGACGGGGACGGCGGCAGCGGCCTTGAGCCGCGCGGGCGCGGCCAGCTGGAGCAGGAGATCCTCGCTGCGGTCCGCCGCGCGCAGAACGCGCAGCAGGCGGTCACCGCGGCCCGTGGCGTCCGGCGCCGGGAGCTGTTCCGTACGGCCGCCGTCGACATCGTCGGCTCCTACGGCACCGAGACCCAGCCGGCCGAGGCCGACCAGGGGGCGCTGGTGGACCGGGTCGGCGGCGCACTGTCCGATCTGACCGCGGCGACGCTCGCGGGCACGCTGCGCGCGGTGGTGCGGGAAGGCTGGGGCGACACTCTGCCGACCCGGTTCGCGGTCATCGGCATGGGACGCTTCGGCGGACACGAACTGGGCTACGGATCCGACGCCGACGTGCTCTTCGTGCACGAACCGGGCGAGGGCGTGGCGGACCAGGAGGCCTCCGAGGCGGCCAACCGGGTCGTCTCCGAGATGCGGCGGCTGCTGCAGATCCCGAGCGCGGACCCGCCACTGCTGATCGACGCCGACCTGCGACCGGAGGGCAAGTCCGGCCCGCTCGTACGGACGCTCAACTCCTACGAGGCCTACTACCGTCGCTGGTCCCTGGTCTGGGAGTCGCAGGCGCTGCTGCGTGCCGAACCCGTCGCCGGGGACGAGGACCTGGGCCGCCGCTTCATCGAGCTGATCGCCCCGCTGCGGTACCCGGCGGAGGGGCTCGGGGACGACGCCGTACGGGAGATCCGGCGGCTGAAGGCCCGGATGGAATCGGAACGACTCCCGCGCGGCGCCGACCCGAAGCTGCACACCAAGCTCGGGCCCGGCGGCCTGTCCGACATCGAGTGGACCGTGCAGCTGCTGCAGATGCAGCACGGGTGGGCCGAGCCGGGCCTGCGCACGACCCGCACCCGCGAGGCACTTGCGGCGGCCTGCGCGGCCGGGCTGATCGCGGCCGAGGACGCGGAGATCCTGGACGAGGCCTGGGTGCTCGCCACTCGCGTGCGCAACGCCGTGATGCTGGTGCGCGGGCGGGCCGGGGACACGTTCCCGTCCGACGGACGGGAACTGGCCGCCGTGGGACGGTACCTGGGGTACGGGGACGGGCATGTGGGCGACATGCTCGACGGGTACCGGAGGACGGCGCGGCGGGCGCGGGCGGTGGTGGAGGAGCTGTTCTACGGCGCGTAG
- a CDS encoding pyridoxamine 5'-phosphate oxidase family protein, whose amino-acid sequence MADTTPQTRLDPRYSDPRATATDWSEAEARLAAAESFWISTVRPDGRPHVTPLPAVWSDGALHFCTGPEERKARNLAADPHVALTTGSNTWDKGYDLVVEGEAVRVVEEERLRRLAAAWEAKYGSFWHFDVRNGAFHHGAGHAFVFAVAPRTVFGFGKGEPFSQTRWRFT is encoded by the coding sequence ATGGCGGACACCACCCCACAGACCCGTCTCGACCCCCGCTACAGCGACCCGCGGGCCACCGCGACCGACTGGTCCGAGGCCGAGGCTCGGCTTGCCGCGGCCGAGTCGTTCTGGATCTCCACCGTGCGGCCGGACGGGCGGCCGCATGTGACGCCGTTGCCCGCGGTGTGGTCGGACGGCGCGTTGCACTTCTGCACGGGGCCCGAGGAGCGCAAGGCGAGGAACCTCGCGGCCGATCCGCATGTCGCGCTGACGACCGGCAGCAACACCTGGGACAAGGGCTACGACCTGGTCGTGGAGGGCGAGGCGGTGCGCGTGGTCGAGGAGGAACGGCTGCGCCGCCTGGCCGCCGCGTGGGAGGCCAAGTACGGCAGCTTCTGGCACTTCGACGTGCGGAACGGGGCGTTCCATCATGGTGCCGGGCACGCTTTCGTCTTCGCGGTGGCGCCGCGCACGGTCTTCGGCTTCGGTAAAGGGGAGCCTTTCAGCCAGACGCGCTGGCGGTTCACCTGA
- a CDS encoding VOC family protein, translated as MDMSLEVLLLPVSDVDRAKEFYRDRVGFHVDLDGEVMEGVRIVQLTPPGSGCSIALVDGLQVPTGTPQPGTYHGMQLCVTDAKAAYEELTARGLEVSEPQQFAPQDGATFMYFKDPDGNGWAIQQYRRRATEPLHKVLADLAARQG; from the coding sequence ATGGACATGAGTCTCGAAGTGCTGTTGCTGCCGGTCTCGGACGTTGACCGGGCCAAGGAGTTCTACCGGGACAGGGTCGGCTTCCACGTGGACCTCGACGGCGAGGTGATGGAGGGCGTGCGGATCGTGCAGCTCACCCCGCCCGGCTCCGGATGTTCGATCGCGCTGGTCGACGGACTGCAGGTCCCGACGGGCACGCCGCAGCCGGGGACGTACCACGGGATGCAGCTGTGCGTGACGGACGCCAAGGCCGCGTACGAGGAGCTGACCGCGCGCGGCCTGGAGGTCAGCGAGCCGCAGCAGTTCGCGCCGCAGGACGGGGCCACCTTCATGTACTTCAAGGACCCGGACGGCAACGGCTGGGCGATCCAGCAGTACCGGCGCCGGGCCACTGAGCCGCTGCACAAGGTGCTGGCCGATCTGGCCGCCCGACAGGGGTAG
- a CDS encoding alkaline phosphatase family protein, whose translation MSGSSTSSASSAYRRSRAAVASTLAFTAAAVGLWTGLGGSSSAASGASAASGVPAPDHVVVVVFENHAYSQVIDSSSAPYINSLKTGGANLSQSYAETHPSQPNYFTLFSGSTQGITDDSCYTPGFSSAPNLASELIAAGHTWASYNETLPSQGSTTCSSGDYARKHNPWFGFSNVPTSSAKTFAQFPADYSTLPDVSFVTPNLCSDMHDCSVSTGDTWLKNNLGAYATWAKTHNSLLVVTFDEDNRLAGNRIPTVLYGQPVTAGSSSSTTYNHYNLLRTLEDSQGLTTHAGNAASASDITGIWAS comes from the coding sequence GTGTCCGGCAGTTCAACCAGTTCGGCCAGTTCGGCGTACCGCCGCAGCCGTGCCGCCGTGGCGTCCACGCTCGCCTTCACCGCTGCCGCCGTCGGTCTGTGGACCGGCCTCGGTGGCTCCTCGTCCGCCGCGTCCGGTGCGTCCGCGGCGTCCGGCGTGCCGGCCCCGGACCACGTGGTCGTCGTGGTCTTCGAGAACCATGCCTACAGCCAGGTGATCGACTCCTCCAGCGCCCCGTACATCAACTCGCTCAAGACCGGCGGCGCCAACCTGAGTCAGTCGTACGCCGAGACCCACCCGAGCCAGCCCAACTACTTCACCCTGTTCTCCGGCTCCACCCAGGGCATCACGGACGACAGCTGCTACACCCCCGGCTTCTCCTCGGCCCCGAACCTGGCCTCCGAGCTGATCGCCGCCGGACACACCTGGGCCAGCTACAACGAGACGCTGCCCAGCCAGGGCTCCACGACCTGCAGCAGCGGCGACTACGCGCGCAAGCACAACCCGTGGTTCGGCTTCAGCAACGTCCCGACGTCCAGCGCCAAGACCTTCGCGCAGTTCCCGGCCGACTACTCCACCCTCCCCGACGTCTCCTTCGTCACCCCCAACCTGTGCAGCGACATGCACGACTGCTCGGTGTCGACCGGTGACACCTGGCTGAAGAACAACCTCGGCGCCTACGCGACCTGGGCCAAGACCCACAACAGCCTCCTCGTCGTCACCTTCGACGAGGACAACCGCCTGGCCGGCAACCGCATCCCGACGGTCCTGTACGGCCAGCCGGTGACGGCGGGGTCCAGCAGCTCCACCACGTACAACCACTACAACCTGCTCCGCACCCTGGAGGACTCGCAGGGCCTGACGACCCACGCGGGCAACGCCGCCTCCGCGTCCGACATCACGGGGATCTGGGCCTCCTGA